One genomic segment of Burkholderiaceae bacterium includes these proteins:
- the xseA gene encoding exodeoxyribonuclease VII large subunit has product MNTGFSPRQPDWTPPVWAVGALAHAVADALDARFNPVAVRGEVSGFARAASGHCYFTLKDAGGQLRCAMFRRAASLLDFAPREGDQVELRARLSVYEARGDLQLVVESMTRAGQGQLFEQFLLLKARLEAEGLFDAGRKRALPAQPRGIGIVTSLGAAALHDVLTALARRVPHVPVLLAPAPVQGEGAPQALRDALSKLYLLAQNGRGLDADWDQKNQVPSIELILLVRGGGSIEDLWAFNDEQLARTIAASPVPVVAGIGHETDFTIADFVADLRAPTPTAAAELACVPRAQSLAELQQAGQRLQRALQRRLDAEAQRVDRLAARLGRPSGAVATEQLRLARWGQRLQHAGAGRLQRERERVARAAERLPVALQRALQAQQQRLERAELRLGLLDPRLVLERGYAWLQDASGQPVTRARQAQAGQALAATLADGTLEMTVTGRSLR; this is encoded by the coding sequence ATGAACACTGGGTTTTCGCCGCGCCAGCCTGATTGGACGCCGCCCGTGTGGGCGGTTGGGGCGCTGGCGCACGCCGTGGCGGACGCGCTGGATGCGCGCTTCAACCCCGTGGCCGTGCGCGGCGAGGTTTCGGGCTTTGCGCGCGCGGCCAGCGGGCATTGCTACTTCACGCTCAAGGACGCCGGCGGGCAGCTGCGCTGCGCCATGTTCCGGCGCGCCGCCAGCCTGCTGGACTTCGCGCCGCGCGAGGGCGACCAGGTGGAGCTGCGCGCGCGGCTGTCGGTGTACGAGGCGCGGGGCGATTTGCAGCTGGTGGTCGAGTCGATGACGCGCGCCGGCCAGGGCCAGCTGTTCGAGCAGTTTTTGCTTCTCAAGGCCAGGCTCGAGGCCGAGGGCCTGTTCGATGCCGGCCGCAAGCGCGCCCTGCCGGCGCAGCCGCGCGGCATCGGCATCGTCACCTCGCTGGGCGCGGCGGCCCTGCACGACGTGCTGACGGCCCTGGCGCGGCGCGTGCCGCACGTCCCCGTGCTGCTGGCGCCCGCGCCGGTGCAGGGCGAGGGGGCGCCCCAGGCCTTGCGCGATGCGCTATCAAAATTGTATCTGCTGGCGCAGAATGGGCGCGGGCTGGATGCCGATTGGGATCAAAAAAACCAGGTTCCGTCGATCGAGCTGATCCTGCTGGTGCGCGGCGGCGGCTCGATCGAGGACCTGTGGGCCTTCAACGACGAGCAGCTGGCGCGCACCATCGCCGCCAGCCCGGTGCCGGTGGTCGCCGGCATCGGCCACGAGACCGACTTCACCATCGCCGACTTCGTGGCCGACCTGCGCGCGCCTACGCCCACCGCCGCCGCCGAGCTGGCCTGCGTGCCGCGCGCGCAGTCGCTGGCCGAGCTGCAGCAGGCCGGGCAGCGCCTGCAGCGCGCGCTGCAGCGGCGGCTGGACGCCGAGGCCCAGCGCGTGGACCGGCTGGCCGCGCGGCTGGGGCGGCCCTCGGGCGCCGTCGCGACCGAGCAGCTGCGCCTGGCGCGCTGGGGCCAGCGCCTGCAGCATGCCGGCGCCGGGCGCCTGCAGCGCGAGCGCGAGCGCGTGGCCCGCGCCGCCGAGCGCCTGCCCGTCGCGCTGCAACGCGCCCTGCAGGCGCAGCAGCAGCGCCTGGAGCGCGCCGAGCTGCGCCTGGGCCTGCTCGACCCGCGCCTGGTGCTCGAGCGCGGCTACGCCTGGCTGCAGGACGCGTCGGGCCAGCCGGTGACGCGCGCTCGGCAAGCCCAGGCCGGGCAGGCGCTGGCCGCCACGCTGGCCGACGGCACGCTCGAGATGACCGTCACCGGGCGCAGCTTGCGCTGA
- a CDS encoding superoxide dismutase [Fe] (SodB; iron binding; present under aerobic and anaerobic conditions; destroys free radicals) produces the protein MERTLPPLPYPIDALAPAYSQETLEYHHGKHHKAYVDKLNELQKGTEFENMELEAIIKKAQGGIFNQAAQIWNHTFFWNCMKPQGGGEPAGALAAAIAKKWGSYADFKKAFAASAGGNFGSGWTWLVKKADGSVDIVNTSNAGNPMTAGDKPLLTVDVWEHAYYIDYRNARPKFVEAFFDKLVNWDFAGKNFA, from the coding sequence ATGGAACGCACCCTTCCCCCCCTGCCGTACCCGATCGACGCCCTGGCGCCCGCCTACAGCCAGGAAACGCTGGAATACCACCACGGCAAGCACCACAAGGCCTACGTCGACAAGCTCAACGAGCTGCAAAAGGGCACCGAGTTCGAGAATATGGAGCTGGAGGCCATCATCAAGAAGGCCCAGGGCGGCATCTTCAACCAGGCCGCGCAGATCTGGAACCACACCTTCTTCTGGAACTGCATGAAGCCGCAAGGCGGCGGCGAGCCCGCCGGCGCGCTGGCCGCGGCCATCGCCAAGAAGTGGGGCAGCTACGCCGACTTCAAAAAGGCCTTTGCCGCCAGCGCGGGCGGCAACTTCGGCAGCGGCTGGACCTGGCTGGTGAAAAAGGCCGACGGCAGCGTCGACATCGTCAACACCAGCAACGCTGGCAACCCCATGACGGCCGGCGACAAGCCCCTGCTGACGGTGGACGTGTGGGAGCACGCCTACTACATCGACTACCGCAACGCGCGGCCCAAGTTCGTCGAGGCCTTCTTCGACAAGCTGGTCAACTGGGACTTCGCGGGCAAGAACTTCGCCTGA
- a CDS encoding DUF192 domain-containing protein, with amino-acid sequence MSKLARRLFLLISLTAGCAGAWAQDAPQLNLPRVQLGVGMYRIDAQVASTPLQRQTGLMHRRQMPQTEGMLFVFEQPGEQCFWMKNTLIPLTAAFVADDGTIVNLADMKPLDESSHCSAKPVRYVLEMNQGWFAEHHVKAGHKLRGSVFQHP; translated from the coding sequence ATGTCCAAGCTCGCCCGCCGCCTGTTCCTGCTCATCAGCCTGACTGCCGGGTGCGCCGGCGCATGGGCGCAGGACGCGCCGCAGCTCAACCTGCCGCGCGTGCAGCTGGGCGTCGGCATGTACCGCATCGACGCCCAGGTCGCCAGCACCCCGCTGCAGCGCCAGACCGGCCTGATGCACCGCCGCCAGATGCCGCAGACCGAGGGCATGCTGTTCGTGTTCGAGCAGCCGGGCGAGCAGTGCTTCTGGATGAAGAACACGTTGATTCCGCTGACGGCGGCCTTCGTCGCCGACGACGGCACCATCGTCAACCTGGCCGACATGAAGCCGCTGGACGAGAGCAGCCACTGCTCGGCCAAGCCGGTGCGCTACGTGCTGGAGATGAACCAGGGCTGGTTCGCCGAGCACCACGTCAAGGCCGGGCACAAGCTGCGCGGCAGCGTGTTCCAGCACCCCTGA
- the icd gene encoding NADP-dependent isocitrate dehydrogenase, with amino-acid sequence MTAYQHIQIPAQGQKITVNPDFSLNVPDEPIVPYIEGDGTGLDITPVMIKVVDAAVAKAYGGRRRIHWMEVYAGEKSTRVYGPDVWLPEETLAALKEYVVSIKGPLTTPVGGGIRSLNVALRQELDLYVCLRPVQYFKGVPSPVKEPEKVNMVIFRENSEDIYAGVEWEAQSAQAKKIIQFLTQDMGVTKIRFPATSGIGIKPVSIEGTERLVRKAIQYAIDNDKPSVTLVHKGNIMKYTEGGFRDWGYALAQREFGAQPIDGGPWCQFKNPRTGKPIVVKDVIADAFLQQILLRPAEYSVIATLNLNGDYISDALAAQVGGIGIAPGANLSDSVACFEATHGTAPKYAGKDYVNPGSEILSAEMMLRHMGWVEAADTIIAAMEAAIQSKKVTYDFARLMEGATQVSCSGFGQVMIDHM; translated from the coding sequence ATGACCGCCTACCAGCACATCCAGATCCCCGCCCAGGGGCAGAAGATCACCGTCAACCCGGACTTCTCGCTGAACGTGCCCGACGAGCCCATCGTGCCCTACATCGAGGGCGACGGCACGGGCCTGGACATCACGCCGGTGATGATCAAGGTGGTGGACGCGGCGGTGGCCAAGGCCTATGGCGGGCGCCGCAGGATCCACTGGATGGAGGTCTACGCCGGCGAAAAGTCCACCCGCGTGTACGGCCCCGACGTCTGGCTGCCCGAGGAAACACTGGCCGCGCTGAAGGAGTACGTGGTGTCGATCAAGGGACCGCTGACCACGCCGGTGGGCGGCGGCATCCGCTCGCTCAACGTGGCGCTGCGCCAGGAGCTGGACCTGTACGTGTGCCTGCGTCCGGTGCAGTACTTCAAGGGCGTGCCCAGCCCGGTCAAGGAGCCCGAGAAGGTCAACATGGTGATCTTCCGCGAGAACAGCGAGGACATCTACGCCGGCGTGGAGTGGGAGGCGCAGAGCGCCCAGGCGAAGAAAATCATCCAGTTCCTGACCCAGGACATGGGCGTCACCAAGATCCGCTTTCCGGCCACGTCGGGCATCGGCATCAAGCCGGTGTCGATCGAGGGCACCGAGCGCCTGGTGCGCAAGGCCATCCAGTACGCCATCGACAACGACAAGCCCAGCGTGACCCTGGTGCACAAGGGCAACATCATGAAGTACACCGAGGGCGGTTTCCGCGACTGGGGCTACGCGCTGGCGCAGCGCGAGTTCGGCGCCCAGCCCATCGACGGCGGGCCGTGGTGCCAGTTCAAGAACCCCAGGACGGGCAAGCCCATCGTCGTCAAGGACGTGATCGCCGACGCCTTCTTGCAGCAGATTTTGCTGCGCCCGGCCGAGTACAGCGTGATCGCCACGCTCAACCTCAACGGCGACTACATCAGCGACGCGCTGGCCGCGCAGGTGGGCGGCATCGGCATCGCGCCCGGCGCCAACCTGAGCGACTCGGTGGCCTGCTTCGAGGCCACGCACGGCACGGCGCCCAAGTACGCCGGCAAGGACTACGTCAACCCAGGCAGCGAGATCCTCAGCGCCGAGATGATGCTGCGCCACATGGGCTGGGTGGAGGCGGCCGACACCATCATCGCGGCCATGGAGGCGGCCATCCAGAGCAAGAAGGTCACCTACGACTTCGCGCGCCTGATGGAGGGCGCCACGCAGGTGAGCTGCTCGGGCTTTGGGCAGGTGATGATCGATCACATGTGA
- a CDS encoding SurA N-terminal domain-containing protein, with product MFDAIRKHNKIIMWILGLLVFPSFIFFGIEGYGRFNEGANKVAEVDGHAITQTEWDNAHRLEVDRARAANPALDLNLLDSPVMKYASLERLVRDRVLAAAAQGEHLMVSDAALAAALEQDPAIASLRGADGRLDMEGYKRLLAAQGLTPEGFEARMRSDLSMQQVLAGIANSELVSQANVDAAMNAFLERREVRVLRLAPKDFTAKVNPTEADLQGYYKTHEMQYQVPESVNIEYTVLDLDSVKKAVNVSEQDLRTYYEQNAATLGSPEERRASHILVAAPKDAPAAEREKAKAKAEALLAELRAAPGQFAEIAKKNSSDDVSAPSGGDLGWFQQQKGTDPAIAQATFKLAKVGDISDLVSSDFGYHIIELTGIKPAKVPPFEQERPKLEDQLRTQRAQKQFAELADTFTNGVYEQSDSLKPVADKLGLAIRTADGVTRAPTKDATGALANPKFLGALFSADALNNKRNTEAIEVGPNQLASGRVLAHTAAHAKPFAEVQDAVRTAFIAQRSAELAREDGQAKLKAWLAKPASATGLPAPIAISRDAPQDQSAALVEAVLRADPTKLPHFVGVDLGAEGYALAQIDKVLPPAEQSAEQKAQSRTRYTQLWTLAEVRSDYDLLKVRYKAKILVPMPKVDELGAPRR from the coding sequence ATGTTCGACGCCATCCGCAAGCACAACAAGATCATCATGTGGATCTTGGGTCTGCTGGTCTTTCCCTCGTTCATCTTCTTCGGCATCGAAGGCTACGGCCGCTTCAACGAGGGTGCCAACAAGGTGGCCGAGGTGGACGGCCACGCCATCACGCAGACCGAATGGGACAACGCCCACCGCCTGGAGGTGGACCGCGCGCGCGCGGCCAACCCCGCGCTGGACCTGAACCTGCTGGACTCGCCGGTGATGAAGTACGCCTCGCTCGAGCGCCTGGTGCGCGACCGCGTGCTGGCCGCCGCCGCCCAGGGCGAGCACCTGATGGTGAGCGACGCCGCGCTGGCCGCGGCGCTGGAGCAGGACCCCGCCATCGCCAGCCTGCGCGGCGCCGACGGCCGGCTGGACATGGAAGGCTACAAGCGCCTGCTGGCCGCCCAGGGCCTGACGCCCGAGGGCTTCGAGGCGCGCATGCGCAGCGACCTGTCGATGCAGCAGGTGCTGGCCGGCATCGCCAACTCCGAACTGGTCAGCCAGGCCAACGTGGACGCCGCCATGAACGCCTTCCTGGAGCGGCGCGAGGTGCGCGTGCTGCGCCTGGCGCCCAAGGACTTCACCGCCAAGGTCAACCCGACCGAGGCCGACCTGCAGGGCTACTACAAGACGCACGAGATGCAGTACCAGGTGCCCGAATCGGTCAACATCGAATACACCGTGCTCGACCTGGACAGCGTCAAGAAAGCCGTCAACGTCAGCGAGCAGGACCTGCGCACCTACTACGAGCAGAACGCCGCCACCCTGGGCTCGCCCGAGGAGCGCCGCGCCAGCCACATCCTGGTCGCCGCGCCCAAGGACGCGCCCGCGGCCGAGCGCGAGAAGGCCAAGGCCAAGGCCGAGGCGCTGCTGGCCGAGCTGCGCGCCGCGCCGGGGCAGTTCGCCGAGATCGCCAAGAAGAATTCCAGCGACGACGTCAGCGCGCCCAGCGGAGGCGACCTGGGCTGGTTCCAGCAGCAAAAAGGCACCGACCCCGCCATCGCCCAGGCCACCTTCAAGCTGGCCAAGGTGGGCGACATCAGCGACCTGGTGTCAAGCGACTTCGGCTACCACATCATCGAGTTGACCGGCATCAAGCCGGCCAAGGTGCCGCCCTTCGAGCAGGAGCGCCCCAAGCTGGAGGACCAGTTGCGCACGCAGCGCGCGCAAAAGCAGTTCGCCGAACTGGCCGACACCTTCACCAACGGGGTGTACGAGCAGTCCGACAGCCTCAAGCCCGTGGCCGACAAGCTGGGGCTGGCCATCCGCACCGCCGATGGCGTCACCCGCGCCCCGACCAAGGACGCCACCGGCGCCCTGGCCAACCCCAAGTTCCTGGGCGCGCTGTTCAGCGCCGACGCGCTGAACAACAAGCGCAACACCGAGGCCATCGAGGTGGGCCCCAACCAGCTCGCCTCCGGCCGCGTGCTGGCGCACACCGCCGCCCACGCCAAGCCCTTCGCCGAGGTTCAGGATGCCGTGCGCACGGCCTTCATCGCCCAGCGCAGCGCCGAGCTGGCGCGCGAGGACGGCCAGGCCAAGCTCAAGGCCTGGCTGGCCAAGCCCGCCAGCGCCACCGGCCTGCCGGCGCCGATCGCCATCTCGCGCGACGCGCCGCAGGACCAGTCCGCCGCCCTGGTCGAGGCCGTGCTGCGCGCCGACCCCACCAAGCTGCCCCACTTCGTCGGCGTGGACCTGGGCGCCGAAGGCTACGCCCTGGCCCAGATCGACAAGGTGCTGCCGCCGGCCGAGCAAAGCGCCGAGCAGAAGGCGCAAAGCCGCACCCGCTACACCCAGCTGTGGACCCTGGCCGAGGTGCGCAGCGACTACGACCTGCTCAAGGTGCGCTACAAGGCCAAGATCCTGGTGCCCATGCCCAAGGTGGACGAGCTCGGCGCCCCGCGCCGATAG
- a CDS encoding HU family DNA-binding protein, which produces MNKTELIEHIAKNADISKAAATRALEATIGAVKTTLRKGGTVSLVGFGTFAVGKRAARTGRNPRTGATIKIKSAKVPKFRPGKALKDALN; this is translated from the coding sequence GTGAACAAGACCGAGCTGATCGAACACATCGCCAAGAACGCCGACATTTCCAAGGCCGCCGCCACGCGCGCGCTCGAGGCCACCATCGGCGCCGTCAAGACCACCCTGCGCAAGGGCGGCACCGTCTCGCTGGTGGGCTTTGGCACCTTTGCCGTCGGCAAGCGCGCAGCTCGCACCGGCCGCAACCCCCGCACCGGCGCAACGATTAAAATCAAGTCCGCCAAGGTACCCAAGTTCCGTCCCGGCAAGGCGCTGAAGGACGCGCTGAACTGA